From a single Pseudomonas triticicola genomic region:
- a CDS encoding response regulator, which translates to MTDWLQDNGEMAGQIRRHDWANSPLGPLEHWPDVLKTTVSLSLASHFPQAIVWGPQLITLYNDAFVPILGDKPHALGRPFSDIWKEAWHEISPIAEAAYAGQATYIENFALQIERGKGPEQAFFTFCYSPIRDSHGNVVGMIDTVTETTQTVYLNRRLAVLDAIGEAVTNATDAQAILAASTRLMVEQLQLSNCAYADMDADEDGFTIRGDYAAPGSPSIVGHYRLRDFGEKAVRLLRAGQPLVIHDNRSELPPEESATFQGIGITATICVPLIKQGRLTALMAIHDKVPRVWSSFEQALLSEVTERCWAHIERVRADANVREGLLALAELNATLEQRVEERSLRLAQAESALRQSQKLEAIGQLTGGVAHDFNNLLTIIRSSVDFLRQPNLPEERRQRYMRAVSDTVERASKLTSQLLAFARRQPLNPQVVDAGERLANIGEMLESVTGAQIHVCVERPDHPCYIRVDLSQFETALINIALNARDAMNGQGELKLRLECHKALPPIRGHAGSSSHFVSIALADTGAGIDAHTLEHIFEPFFTTKAVGKGTGLGLSQVFGFAKQSGGNVDVSSVLGQGTEFTLYLPQVPAIEAEMDEAEDDGEVQPACEKRRVLVVEDNLDVGRFANQILQDLGYETAWATNAEEALQLAGSDASAFDAVFSDVVMPGITGVALAKELRQRRPDLPVILTSGYSEELARSGYEGFEFLAKPYSAEQVSRILGKTWLKDAKPAASVVIDAGALE; encoded by the coding sequence ATGACAGACTGGTTGCAAGACAACGGCGAGATGGCCGGGCAGATCCGCCGTCACGACTGGGCAAATTCGCCCCTCGGCCCGTTGGAACACTGGCCCGATGTACTCAAGACCACTGTCTCGCTCAGTCTCGCCTCGCATTTCCCTCAGGCGATCGTCTGGGGCCCGCAACTCATCACACTCTATAACGACGCCTTCGTACCGATTCTCGGCGACAAGCCGCACGCGTTGGGACGCCCTTTCAGCGACATCTGGAAGGAAGCCTGGCACGAGATCAGCCCGATTGCTGAGGCCGCGTACGCTGGCCAGGCCACTTACATCGAAAACTTTGCTCTGCAGATCGAACGCGGCAAAGGCCCGGAGCAGGCGTTCTTCACTTTTTGCTATAGCCCGATTCGTGATTCCCACGGCAATGTCGTCGGCATGATCGACACCGTCACCGAGACCACCCAGACCGTTTATCTCAACCGACGCCTGGCGGTCCTCGATGCCATCGGCGAAGCGGTGACCAATGCCACGGATGCGCAAGCAATCCTGGCGGCGAGCACGCGGCTGATGGTCGAGCAGTTGCAATTGTCCAACTGCGCCTACGCCGACATGGATGCCGACGAGGATGGCTTCACCATTCGCGGCGACTATGCAGCGCCGGGTTCGCCGAGCATCGTCGGCCACTACCGTTTGCGCGATTTCGGCGAGAAAGCAGTACGTCTTCTGCGCGCGGGTCAACCTTTGGTGATCCACGACAACCGCAGCGAATTGCCGCCGGAAGAATCAGCGACCTTTCAGGGCATAGGCATCACCGCCACCATTTGCGTGCCGCTGATCAAGCAAGGCCGTCTTACCGCGTTAATGGCCATTCACGACAAAGTGCCGCGTGTCTGGTCGAGCTTCGAACAGGCGCTGCTCAGCGAAGTCACCGAACGTTGCTGGGCGCACATCGAGCGAGTGCGCGCCGACGCCAACGTCCGCGAGGGCCTGCTTGCATTGGCTGAACTCAATGCCACGCTGGAGCAACGGGTCGAAGAGCGCAGCCTGCGTCTGGCCCAGGCCGAGTCGGCGTTGCGCCAGTCGCAGAAGCTCGAAGCCATCGGCCAATTGACCGGCGGCGTCGCCCATGACTTCAACAATTTGCTGACGATCATTCGTTCGTCGGTGGATTTTCTGCGCCAGCCCAACCTGCCGGAAGAACGCCGCCAACGCTACATGCGCGCGGTGTCCGACACCGTTGAGCGCGCCTCCAAGCTGACCAGCCAGTTGCTCGCCTTCGCCCGCCGTCAGCCGCTCAATCCGCAGGTGGTCGATGCCGGCGAACGGCTGGCCAATATTGGCGAAATGCTTGAATCGGTCACCGGCGCGCAGATTCACGTGTGCGTCGAGCGCCCGGATCACCCCTGCTACATCCGCGTCGATCTCAGTCAGTTCGAAACCGCGTTGATCAACATCGCCCTGAACGCTCGCGACGCCATGAATGGTCAGGGTGAGCTGAAATTGCGCCTGGAGTGCCATAAAGCGCTGCCGCCGATTCGCGGCCACGCTGGGTCCAGCAGCCATTTCGTGTCGATTGCCCTCGCCGACACCGGTGCCGGCATCGACGCACACACCCTCGAACACATCTTCGAGCCGTTCTTTACCACCAAGGCTGTCGGCAAAGGCACGGGGCTGGGGCTGTCGCAGGTGTTCGGCTTCGCCAAGCAATCGGGCGGCAACGTCGATGTTTCCAGCGTCCTTGGTCAAGGCACCGAGTTCACCTTGTATTTGCCGCAAGTGCCGGCGATCGAGGCAGAAATGGACGAGGCAGAGGACGATGGCGAGGTGCAGCCGGCCTGCGAAAAACGCCGGGTGCTGGTGGTAGAAGACAATCTCGATGTCGGCCGTTTCGCCAATCAGATCCTCCAGGATCTGGGCTATGAAACGGCGTGGGCGACCAACGCCGAAGAAGCCCTGCAGTTGGCCGGTAGCGATGCCAGCGCGTTCGATGCGGTGTTTTCCGACGTAGTCATGCCGGGCATCACCGGTGTCGCGTTGGCCAAGGAACTGCGCCAGCGCCGCCCCGATCTGCCGGTGATTCTCACCTCCGGCTACAGCGAAGAACTGGCCCGCAGCGGGTACGAAGGTTTTGAATTTCTCGCCAAGCCCTACTCCGCCGAACAGGTCTCGCGGATTCTCGGCAAGACCTGGCTCAAGGACGCAAAACCAGCGGCGTCAGTCGTGATCGACGCCGGCGCGCTTGAGTAA
- a CDS encoding carboxymuconolactone decarboxylase family protein, producing the protein MSRIPAISLDTATDATRPALEGVKKKIGFLPNVFTTLAQAPVAFDTYLQASAILGKTSLSGKEKEAIYLATSQVNGCDYCLSAHTVFAGKAGLSAEDIIAARHGELNAYAALARQLTETRGHLSDEQLAAARAAGIDDRKIIEVIALVAVQTLTNYLNNTALTDIDFPAVEA; encoded by the coding sequence ATGAGCCGCATCCCTGCAATCAGCCTCGACACCGCCACCGATGCCACCCGTCCTGCACTGGAAGGCGTGAAGAAAAAAATCGGTTTCCTGCCCAACGTCTTTACCACCCTCGCCCAGGCGCCGGTTGCATTCGACACTTACCTGCAAGCCTCGGCCATCCTCGGCAAGACCTCATTGAGCGGCAAAGAGAAAGAAGCCATCTACCTCGCCACTTCGCAGGTCAACGGTTGCGACTATTGCCTGTCCGCACACACCGTGTTTGCCGGCAAGGCCGGGCTGTCGGCGGAGGACATCATCGCAGCACGTCACGGCGAACTGAATGCCTACGCCGCCCTCGCCCGCCAACTGACCGAAACCCGTGGCCACTTGAGCGATGAACAATTGGCCGCTGCCCGCGCTGCCGGTATCGATGACCGCAAGATCATCGAAGTGATTGCCCTGGTGGCCGTGCAGACATTGACCAACTACCTGAACAACACGGCGCTGACCGACATTGACTTCCCGGCCGTCGAGGCCTGA
- a CDS encoding AraC family transcriptional regulator — MDRLSTLLSHFGVNAGTFHSGAFCGVSVHEGEPVGHVHVLQAGALLLKPGNEREIRLEEPSLIFFPRPFTHRMSADEAMASQIVCASLTFDGGSGNALAAALPDYLVLKLTDIPELRSTLDWLFNEAFEGHCGRVAVMDRLFELLVILLLRHLIGSRDQQPGMMAGLADPRVSRALNLIHEQPHKPWSVADLAAAANQSRAGFAEQFRRVVGQTPADYLLSWRVSLAQKRLREGRPIALIAEEVGYESPSALARAFRRKTGLGPRQWKAEH; from the coding sequence ATGGATCGCCTTTCCACATTACTCAGTCATTTCGGCGTGAACGCCGGCACCTTCCATAGCGGCGCGTTTTGCGGCGTGAGCGTTCACGAAGGCGAACCGGTCGGCCATGTGCATGTTCTGCAAGCCGGGGCGTTGCTGCTCAAACCGGGCAACGAGCGGGAAATTCGCCTGGAAGAACCGTCGCTGATTTTCTTTCCCCGGCCGTTCACCCACCGGATGTCTGCCGACGAAGCCATGGCCAGCCAGATTGTCTGTGCTTCGCTGACCTTCGACGGTGGCTCGGGCAATGCCTTGGCCGCCGCGTTACCGGACTATCTGGTGTTGAAACTCACCGACATCCCGGAACTCCGCAGCACCCTTGACTGGCTGTTCAATGAAGCCTTTGAAGGGCATTGCGGGCGCGTGGCGGTGATGGATCGTCTGTTTGAATTGCTGGTGATTCTGCTGCTGCGCCATCTCATCGGCAGTCGCGATCAGCAACCGGGCATGATGGCCGGGCTGGCGGATCCGCGCGTATCTCGCGCCTTGAACCTGATCCACGAGCAGCCGCACAAGCCTTGGAGTGTGGCTGATCTCGCTGCGGCGGCGAACCAGTCCCGCGCCGGTTTTGCCGAGCAGTTTCGCCGCGTGGTCGGGCAGACGCCGGCCGATTACCTGTTGAGCTGGCGCGTCAGTCTTGCGCAGAAACGCCTGCGCGAAGGCCGCCCGATTGCACTGATTGCCGAGGAGGTTGGATACGAAAGTCCGTCGGCGCTGGCCCGGGCGTTTCGGCGCAAGACCGGTCTCGGTCCACGGCAATGGAAAGCCGAACACTGA
- a CDS encoding DMT family transporter yields the protein MHTTSTAAHPALEKTSGWINGFIGVLIFSGSLPATRLAVLEFDPVFLTVVRAAIAGALAVALLLLFKQPRPSRHQWLSLLIVALGVVLGFPLLTALALQHVTSAHSIVFVGLLPLATAMFGVLRGGERPRPVFWIFSVLGSALVVGFALSQGLSASPTGDLLMLAAILACGLGYAEGAKLSRSLGGWQVICWALVLSLPLMTVLSLWLAPASFADISLPAWMCLGYVSLFSMLIGFVFWYRGLAQGGIAAVGQLQLLQPFFGLALAATLLHEQVSVGMLGVTLGVILCVAGAKKFAR from the coding sequence ATGCACACAACATCGACTGCGGCCCACCCGGCACTGGAAAAAACCAGTGGCTGGATCAACGGTTTTATCGGCGTGCTGATTTTCAGCGGTTCGCTGCCGGCCACACGTTTGGCGGTGCTGGAATTCGATCCGGTGTTTCTGACCGTGGTGCGAGCAGCGATCGCCGGCGCACTGGCCGTAGCACTTCTGCTGTTGTTCAAGCAACCGCGACCGTCGCGCCATCAGTGGCTGTCGCTGTTGATTGTGGCACTGGGCGTGGTGTTGGGTTTTCCGCTGCTGACCGCGTTGGCATTGCAGCACGTAACGTCAGCGCACTCGATCGTGTTTGTAGGATTGCTGCCGCTGGCCACGGCGATGTTTGGTGTCTTGCGTGGCGGTGAGCGGCCACGTCCAGTGTTCTGGATCTTTTCGGTGCTGGGCAGCGCATTGGTGGTGGGCTTTGCCCTGTCCCAAGGCTTGAGCGCCTCGCCCACCGGCGATCTGCTGATGCTCGCGGCGATCCTGGCCTGCGGCCTCGGTTACGCCGAAGGCGCGAAACTGTCGCGCAGCCTCGGCGGCTGGCAGGTGATCTGCTGGGCGCTTGTGTTGTCGTTACCGCTGATGACAGTGCTGAGCCTGTGGCTGGCGCCCGCCTCGTTCGCCGACATCAGTTTGCCTGCGTGGATGTGCCTGGGCTACGTGTCGCTGTTCAGCATGCTGATCGGCTTCGTGTTCTGGTATCGCGGTCTGGCCCAGGGCGGAATCGCAGCGGTCGGGCAGTTGCAGTTGCTGCAGCCGTTTTTTGGTCTGGCACTGGCGGCGACGTTGCTGCATGAGCAGGTCAGTGTCGGCATGCTCGGCGTCACGCTGGGGGTGATTCTTTGCGTGGCCGGAGCGAAGAAATTCGCCAGGTAA
- a CDS encoding PLP-dependent aminotransferase family protein produces MPRSRYKTLVDRYAADIRGGRLAPGTRLPTHRQLASQEGLALVTASRVYAELEAMGLVSGEAGRGTFVRETSLAPGQGIDQKDVAVGMIDLNFNYPSLPGQAELLRTALRQLALSGDLEALLRYQPHAGRTHERASVARHLSTRGVTVEADQVLIVNGAQQGLAVTLMALLKPGDVIAADALTYSGFKVLADALHLEVLAIPMTEHGPDLPALDRLCRQRAVRAVYSMPTLHNPLGWVMPPGQREQLVAIARRHDLTIIEDAAYAFLVENPPCPLIELAPERTFYVSGLSKNIATGLRVGFIAAPLPQVPALERVIRATTWNTPGVMTAIACGWLEDGTVTVLEAQKRRDAMARQALAAEVLKGLRYIAHPASYFLWLPLPEDVRADQIVAELMQQQISVTSAEPFSLSAHTPHAIRLALGSVDMHVLRQALITVRTIIGAYL; encoded by the coding sequence ATGCCGCGTTCCCGTTACAAGACTCTGGTTGACCGCTATGCGGCAGACATTCGTGGAGGACGATTGGCGCCGGGCACGCGACTGCCAACGCATCGGCAGCTGGCGAGCCAGGAAGGACTGGCGCTGGTTACCGCTTCACGGGTTTATGCCGAGCTTGAAGCGATGGGCCTGGTCAGTGGTGAAGCTGGGCGCGGCACGTTTGTCCGGGAAACGTCGCTGGCGCCGGGGCAGGGCATTGATCAGAAAGACGTGGCGGTCGGCATGATCGACCTGAATTTCAACTATCCCTCGTTGCCCGGTCAGGCCGAGCTGTTGCGCACGGCGTTGCGGCAACTGGCGTTGTCCGGTGATCTGGAAGCGTTGTTGCGTTATCAACCCCACGCCGGGCGTACCCACGAACGCGCCTCGGTCGCGCGACATTTGTCCACACGCGGCGTGACCGTTGAAGCCGACCAAGTGCTGATCGTCAACGGCGCTCAGCAAGGTTTGGCGGTGACGCTGATGGCTCTGCTCAAACCCGGCGATGTGATCGCCGCCGATGCGCTGACCTATTCGGGATTCAAGGTGCTGGCCGACGCGCTGCATCTGGAGGTGCTGGCGATCCCGATGACGGAGCACGGCCCGGATTTGCCGGCACTGGACAGACTCTGTCGCCAGCGTGCGGTGCGCGCCGTATACAGCATGCCGACGCTGCACAATCCGCTGGGCTGGGTCATGCCACCGGGACAGCGCGAACAATTGGTGGCGATTGCCCGGCGGCACGATCTGACAATCATTGAAGACGCTGCCTACGCGTTTCTGGTCGAAAACCCGCCATGTCCGTTGATTGAACTGGCACCGGAACGGACGTTTTACGTATCGGGCCTGTCGAAAAACATCGCCACCGGATTGCGGGTCGGCTTCATTGCCGCGCCGCTGCCTCAAGTGCCCGCACTGGAGCGAGTCATTCGCGCGACGACGTGGAACACGCCCGGGGTGATGACCGCGATCGCGTGCGGCTGGCTCGAAGATGGCACCGTCACCGTGCTTGAGGCGCAGAAACGTCGTGATGCGATGGCGCGACAGGCCCTGGCCGCCGAGGTGCTCAAAGGGCTGCGCTACATTGCTCATCCGGCTTCGTATTTTCTCTGGCTGCCGCTGCCCGAAGATGTGCGTGCCGATCAGATCGTGGCCGAGTTGATGCAGCAGCAGATTTCCGTCACCAGCGCCGAGCCGTTTTCGCTGTCGGCCCATACGCCCCATGCGATTCGTCTGGCTCTCGGCTCGGTGGACATGCACGTGTTGCGTCAGGCGTTGATCACCGTCAGAACGATCATCGGCGCTTATCTGTAA
- a CDS encoding c-type cytochrome, whose protein sequence is MKFTTTLFLALIFSASAQAEGDPEAGAKIFPRLCGGCHQVGESARSGFGPQLNGIIGRAAGTSANYVYSDAMKNSGITWDRATLKAYLKDPKGVVPGTRMIFWGLSDEEKLNNLLAYLQMFSAEP, encoded by the coding sequence ATGAAATTCACCACGACACTGTTTCTCGCCTTGATCTTCAGCGCCAGTGCACAGGCTGAGGGCGATCCTGAGGCCGGGGCGAAAATCTTCCCGCGTCTGTGCGGCGGTTGCCATCAGGTTGGCGAGTCGGCTCGTTCGGGGTTTGGTCCGCAGTTGAACGGCATCATTGGCCGGGCTGCGGGGACTTCGGCAAATTATGTTTATTCCGATGCGATGAAAAACTCGGGGATTACCTGGGATCGGGCAACGCTGAAGGCTTATCTCAAGGATCCGAAAGGGGTGGTGCCGGGGACGCGGATGATTTTCTGGGGGCTGAGTGATGAGGAGAAGTTGAATAATTTATTGGCTTATCTGCAGATGTTCAGTGCTGAGCCCTAG
- a CDS encoding sensor domain-containing diguanylate cyclase, giving the protein MFKASLRSHLTLWFGGLSLLTLLSVGFYVGHIATEQMKQASGNALLNTARAAATLLGEQLRERQLEVYLLSRAPHLERGDLDNPAILKSMQLRTQARAEYAWMGVTDAEGNVRQAVNDLLVGQSVQKRPWFQIGLRRQYTGDPHEAVLLAKLLPGLPNGEPLRFIDFAAPIHNAEGQVIGVLGAHAHWSWVTRIVESAAFSHKNSAPDIQALIVDHDGKVLYPEALMGQQLAIGDSVLPGWTAANGYLTSMVTVPTPSGTALSWSIAIRQPLETALQPARMLQYELLILGVFAAIVFGLVAYYLALYLSRPIEQLAHSAKQVQNNQSGAQFQLQHPVLEIAQLGQSIDAMTQSLLGKERELQEANASLEATVAQRTAALTEANAELLSLATHDGLTGVYNRRRFDEKITEYSLLSRRTGRPFALLLIDADHFKRINDSHGHAVGDEVLQQLATLIQNSVRSTDFVARYGGEEFAVLLPEVTQPDTPEVVAEKIRAAVAEAQFPGVGIVTVSIGLGLADPADNNHTTLIKRADQQLYQAKAAGRNQIAFHAH; this is encoded by the coding sequence ATGTTCAAAGCCAGTCTGCGTAGCCATCTCACCCTGTGGTTCGGCGGTTTGTCCCTGCTGACGTTATTGAGCGTCGGCTTTTATGTCGGTCATATCGCCACCGAACAAATGAAACAGGCCAGCGGCAACGCGTTGCTGAACACGGCGCGCGCGGCGGCGACGTTATTGGGTGAGCAACTGCGCGAGCGGCAACTGGAGGTCTATCTGCTCAGTCGCGCGCCGCATCTGGAGCGTGGCGATCTGGACAATCCAGCCATCCTCAAGTCGATGCAGTTGCGCACCCAGGCGCGCGCCGAATATGCGTGGATGGGCGTCACCGACGCCGAGGGTAATGTGCGCCAGGCCGTCAATGATCTGCTGGTCGGTCAATCGGTGCAGAAACGCCCGTGGTTCCAGATCGGCCTGCGCCGGCAATACACCGGCGATCCCCATGAAGCAGTGTTGCTGGCCAAGTTGTTGCCGGGCCTGCCCAATGGCGAGCCGCTGCGCTTCATCGATTTCGCCGCGCCAATCCACAATGCCGAAGGACAGGTGATCGGCGTGCTGGGTGCACATGCGCACTGGAGTTGGGTGACGCGCATCGTCGAGTCGGCGGCGTTTTCCCACAAGAACTCGGCGCCGGATATTCAGGCGCTGATCGTCGACCACGATGGCAAGGTGCTCTACCCCGAAGCGCTGATGGGCCAACAACTGGCGATCGGCGATTCGGTATTGCCGGGCTGGACAGCGGCCAACGGTTACCTGACCAGCATGGTCACCGTGCCGACGCCATCGGGCACGGCGCTATCATGGTCGATCGCCATTCGCCAGCCACTGGAAACCGCGCTGCAACCGGCGCGGATGCTGCAATACGAATTGCTGATCCTCGGCGTTTTCGCCGCCATCGTTTTCGGTCTGGTGGCTTATTACTTGGCGCTGTACCTGAGCCGCCCAATCGAACAACTCGCGCACTCGGCCAAACAGGTGCAGAACAACCAGTCCGGCGCACAGTTCCAGCTCCAGCATCCGGTACTGGAAATCGCCCAGCTCGGCCAGTCCATCGACGCAATGACGCAGTCACTGCTCGGCAAGGAACGCGAACTGCAAGAAGCCAACGCCTCGCTTGAAGCCACCGTGGCGCAACGCACCGCCGCACTCACCGAGGCCAACGCCGAGCTGCTGAGCCTGGCCACTCACGACGGCCTGACCGGCGTTTACAACCGTCGCCGGTTTGACGAAAAAATCACTGAATACTCGCTGCTGTCCCGACGCACCGGACGCCCGTTTGCCCTGCTGCTGATCGATGCCGACCACTTCAAACGCATCAATGACAGCCACGGCCACGCGGTCGGTGACGAGGTCCTGCAACAACTGGCGACCTTGATCCAGAACAGCGTACGCAGCACCGATTTCGTCGCCCGCTACGGCGGCGAAGAGTTCGCCGTACTGCTGCCGGAAGTCACGCAACCCGACACCCCGGAAGTCGTAGCGGAAAAGATCCGCGCAGCGGTGGCCGAAGCGCAGTTTCCCGGCGTCGGCATCGTTACCGTGAGTATTGGCCTCGGCCTGGCAGATCCGGCGGACAACAACCATACGACGCTGATCAAACGTGCCGATCAGCAGCTGTATCAGGCGAAAGCTGCGGGGCGCAATCAGATTGCGTTTCATGCCCACTGA
- a CDS encoding phage infection protein: MKRQTLLGIAFSVFAVNAFAVTPAHTLVAEGGSDKLIESRLAEGGSDRLIERRVAEGGSDRLIERRVAEGGSDRLIERRVAEGGSDRLLERRVAEGGSDRLLERRVAEGGSDRLIERRVAEGGSDRLIERRVAEGGSDRLIERRVA, from the coding sequence ATGAAACGCCAAACCCTTCTCGGCATCGCTTTCTCGGTTTTCGCAGTTAACGCTTTTGCAGTAACGCCTGCTCACACCCTGGTCGCTGAAGGCGGCTCGGACAAGCTGATCGAAAGCCGTCTGGCTGAAGGCGGTTCAGATCGTCTGATCGAACGCCGTGTTGCCGAAGGTGGTTCGGATCGTCTGATCGAACGCCGCGTTGCCGAAGGTGGTTCGGATCGTCTGATCGAACGCCGTGTTGCCGAAGGTGGTTCGGACCGTCTGCTCGAACGCCGCGTTGCCGAAGGTGGTTCGGATCGTCTGCTCGAACGCCGTGTTGCCGAAGGTGGTTCGGATCGTCTGATCGAACGCCGTGTTGCTGAAGGTGGTTCAGATCGTCTGATCGAACGCCGTGTTGCCGAGGGTGGTTCTGATCGTCTGATCGAACGCCGTGTCGCATGA
- a CDS encoding chorismate mutase produces MRNVANFLLGSLLALSAVYAQAAAPAAAPASLKPLLATLNERLSIGDLVALTKWDSGKPIQDSPREAQVIANARTLATEHKLDPNDVAQLIAAQMEANKLVQYGLLAQWQAAGAAPDTPRPDLGKQIRPRLDELQKRLLQQYAAFAPYRQDPNCPAWLADVRNGLAADSLHDLALIRASGELCIRAKAL; encoded by the coding sequence ATGCGTAACGTTGCAAATTTTCTGCTTGGCTCCCTCCTCGCTCTGTCGGCCGTCTACGCGCAGGCAGCCGCACCCGCAGCGGCGCCTGCTTCGTTGAAACCGCTACTGGCCACTTTGAATGAACGCCTGAGCATCGGTGATCTGGTTGCGTTGACCAAGTGGGACAGCGGCAAGCCGATCCAGGACAGCCCGCGTGAGGCGCAGGTCATCGCCAATGCCCGAACTCTGGCCACCGAACACAAACTCGATCCGAACGACGTCGCGCAACTGATCGCCGCACAGATGGAAGCGAACAAACTGGTGCAATACGGTCTGCTCGCGCAATGGCAAGCGGCAGGTGCTGCACCGGACACACCGCGTCCGGATCTGGGCAAACAGATCCGCCCGCGCCTGGATGAACTGCAAAAGCGCTTGTTGCAGCAGTACGCCGCCTTCGCGCCCTATCGCCAGGATCCGAATTGCCCAGCGTGGCTGGCCGATGTCCGCAACGGTCTGGCCGCCGATTCGCTGCATGACCTGGCGCTGATTCGTGCCAGCGGCGAGTTGTGCATCCGGGCGAAAGCGCTCTGA